In Carassius gibelio isolate Cgi1373 ecotype wild population from Czech Republic chromosome B19, carGib1.2-hapl.c, whole genome shotgun sequence, one DNA window encodes the following:
- the nelfe gene encoding negative elongation factor E: protein MAIFPSSLTEEEEALQKKYAKLKKKKKALMALKKQSSTSQTSQAALKRTLSDQPVVDTATATEQAKMLIKSGAISAIKSENKNSGFKRSRTLEGKLKDPEKGSAPAFLPFQRSVSADEEPSDSAKRAHRKSLYESFVPGDRSRDDEGGMTSRDPERDREREVDWERDRERDRERDRDRDRDREREREKGREKERDREHERDRSRDRERDRERERDRERDGPYRRSDSYPERRGVRKGNTVYVYGTGLVEDSLRSAFALHGNIIDLSMDSPRNCAFVTFEKIESADQAVAELNGTNVGDVNIKVSIARKQPMLDAATGKSVWASLAVQNSAKGSYRDKRSQVVYTEDF from the exons ATGGCAATATTTCCCAGCTCACTGACAGAAGAGGAGGAAGCACTGCAGAAGAAATATGCTAAGCTAAAGAAAAAG AAAAAGGCCCTAATGGCTCTGAAGAAACAGAGCTCCACCAGTCAGACGAGTCAGGCAGCACTGAAGCGCA CTCTGTCAGATCAGCCGGTGGTGGACACAGCGACCGCAACGGAGCAGGCCAAAATGCTGATCAAGTCCGGAGCGATCAGCGCCATCAAATCAGAGAACAAGAACTCCGGCTTCAAGCGCTCCAGAACACTTGAGGGTAAACTGAAA GATCCTGAGAAAGGTTCTGCCCCAGCATTCCTGCCGTTTCAAAGGAGCGTCTCTGCAGATGAGGAGCCTTCTGAT TCTGCTAAACGAGCCCACAGGAAATCATTGTATGAAAG TTTTGTTCCTGGAGATCGATCTCGTGATGATGAGGGAGGAATGACGAGTCGAGATCCTGAGCGCGACCGGGAAAGAGAGGTGGACTGGGAGAGAGAtcgagaaagagacagagaacgggacagagacagagacagggaCAGAGAGAGGGAGCGTGAAAAAGGCAGGGAAAAAGAACGGGACCGTGAACATGAACGGGACAGGAGCCGGGATAGAGAAAGGGACAGAGAACGAGAGCGAGACAGAGAGCGAGACGGACCCTACAGAC GGTCAGACTCGTATCCAGAGCGCAGAGGTGTGCGCAAAGGAAACACTGTGTATGTATACGGCACGGGTTTAGTGGAAGACAGCTTGCGCTCGGCCTTTGCACTGCATGGAAACATCATCGACCTCTCGATGGACTCGCCACGCAA TTGTGCCTTTGTCACCTTTGAGAAGATTGAATCAGCAGACCAGGCTGTGGCAGAG CTGAATGGCACTAACGTGGGTGATGTCAACATCAAAGTCAGCATTGCCAGGAAGCAGCCCATGCTTGATGCTGCCACGGGGAAATCTGTCTGGGCTTCTCTTG CTGTGCAGAACAGTGCCAAGGGCTCGTACAGAGACAAACGGAGCCAGGTCGTCTACACTGAAGATttctga